The Sphingopyxis fribergensis DNA segment TTCCTCAAGGCATTCGAAATCTGATGACGAAGGCTGTGATCGCAGTTTCGTTCCGGCGCATTCCAAGAGCTTGCCCGTGAACAAAGCGATCATAGTCGGCGCGAGTTCAGGGATCGGCCGAGAGCTGGCGATGCTGCTCTCGCATCATGGCTATTCGGTTGGCGTCACCAGTCGGCGCCGCGACCTGCTCGCCAATCTCGCTGGCAATTCTTCCGGTTCGATAATCTACGAGGCGTTCGACGTGGCCGACACGACCGCGATGCAACGCGGACTCGCCGCCCTGATCGAGCGGCTTGGCGGGCTCGACTTGCTGGTGATCAGTGCCGGGGTCGGCCACATAAATGCCGATCTTGTCTGGGAGGCGGAACGCGAGACCATCGCGGTGAATGTCGAAGGTTTCGCGGCCGCGGCCAATATCGGCATGCAGCACTTCATCGCCCAAGGCACGGGGCATCTGGTGGCCATTTCGTCGATCGCGGGATTGCGGGGAAGCGGCGACGCGCCTGCCTACAATGCGTCCAAGGCCTTCGTCTCCAACTATATGGAGGCGCTACGCCAGAACATGGCGCGCCGGGGCCTGCCGATTGCAACGACCGACGTGCGGCCCGGCTTCGTCGACACCGCGATGGCGAAGGGTGACGGACTCTTCTGGGTTGCTTCGCCTGAAAAGGCGGCGAAGCAGATCTACGGCGCCATCCGCGCCCGTAAGTCTCATGCCTATGTCACCAAACGCTGGTGGCTCGTCGCTGGCCTGATGAAACTTCTGCCGAACGCCATCTACGACCGACTCTAGCCGCTCGCGATCATCGCCCGTGGCAGATTTTGTATTTCTTGCCAGAACCGCAGGGACATTTTTCGTTGCGGCCGACCTTTTTCCTCGGCTCAACCTCCCTGGGGGCACCGCGACGCTGATCGAACAGCGCCTGCAAAGGGGCAGGAATCACAACCTGTCGCTGCGGGGGACCGCCTTTG contains these protein-coding regions:
- a CDS encoding SDR family NAD(P)-dependent oxidoreductase is translated as MNKAIIVGASSGIGRELAMLLSHHGYSVGVTSRRRDLLANLAGNSSGSIIYEAFDVADTTAMQRGLAALIERLGGLDLLVISAGVGHINADLVWEAERETIAVNVEGFAAAANIGMQHFIAQGTGHLVAISSIAGLRGSGDAPAYNASKAFVSNYMEALRQNMARRGLPIATTDVRPGFVDTAMAKGDGLFWVASPEKAAKQIYGAIRARKSHAYVTKRWWLVAGLMKLLPNAIYDRL